The following proteins are encoded in a genomic region of Streptococcus cristatus AS 1.3089:
- a CDS encoding SMI1/KNR4 family protein has protein sequence MEVGYGFLKSKVDNINRIMDPESVLDFRLRQYDFEFYPDIEIYNQFEDDKLVFFEANEVALLSIGFAAENKGKIYYYDKEIAPNLVEFLERLMEDDTFYYDLI, from the coding sequence GGCTTTTTAAAAAGCAAGGTGGACAATATAAATCGTATCATGGATCCAGAGTCCGTATTAGACTTTAGGTTGAGGCAATATGATTTTGAGTTTTATCCAGATATTGAAATCTACAATCAATTTGAGGATGATAAATTAGTTTTCTTTGAAGCCAATGAAGTAGCACTGCTATCTATCGGATTTGCTGCTGAAAATAAGGGGAAAATCTACTATTATGATAAGGAAATTGCTCCTAATTTAGTAGAGTTTCTAGAACGGCTTATGGAAGATGATACTTTCTATTATGACTTGATATAG